The region CACGCTGTCGATCCAGCCGCCGAAGTATCCGGCGAGCAGGCCGATGGTCGTGCCCACGGAGAACGCGAGCACGACCGTCGCGAGTGCAACAGCCAACGACACCCTGGCGCCGAAGATCAGTCGCGAGAGCAGGTCGTGGCCGAAGCTGTCGGTTCCGAGCGGGTGCCAGACTTTCTCACGCGCCTCGTCGTTGTCGAAGTTGCCGGTGCTGTAGCTGTTTGGCTCCTGCATCGGCGTGAACGTCTGTTCGGGGTCCTGGGGCGCGACCCACGGGGCGAACACAGCTGTGAGGATGAACAGGATGATGACGATCGCGCCGAACAGCGCCATCTTGTCGTTGAGAATCCCCCGGACGATCCGGTCGGTCATCGTCTCGTGACTCTCGACCTCCTCGTCCGCCGTGGGTGCTCCTGGAACGTCACTCGGTCCCGGTTCAGCCGGCGTGTTCGGCCCGACTCCGGGTTCGGGTTTGTCACTCATTGGTTCTCGTCCCCGTAGCGGATGCGCGGGTCGATGACAGTGTAGGTCAGGTCGACCGCGAGATTCATGAACACCAGAATGAACGCAACGAGCAGGATCGCCCCCTGCGTGACAGCGTAGTCACGGTCGAGCATGGAGTTGACCAGTACCCGACCGAGCCCCTTGATGCCGAACACGAGTTCGACAGTGACGCTCCCGACGATGATGATGGCGACCTGAATCCCGGCAACGGTGATCACGGGAATCATCGCGTTCTGGAGCGCGTGTTTCACCAGGCGAACCCGGCTGTCGACACCTTTGGCCAGTGCGGTGCGCATGTACGGTTCGTTCATCACTTCGAGCAGCGACGAGCGCATCATCCGCATCACGATAGCGCCGTACGGGAGCCCGACCGCGATACCCGGGAGCAGGATGCTCTTGAACCACGGGATAACTCCCTCCGAAAGCGGCGTGTAGCCCACGATGGGCAACAGGTTGAACCAGACGCCGAACACCAGCGCGAGCAGGATGCCGATGAAGAAGGCGGGCATCGAGATGCCGAGGAAGGCGGCCATCGTCGACACGTAGTCGATGGTCTCCCGCCGGCGCGTGGCCGCGATGATTCC is a window of halophilic archaeon DL31 DNA encoding:
- a CDS encoding ABC-type transporter, integral membrane subunit (PFAM: Binding-protein-dependent transport systems inner membrane component~KEGG: hwa:HQ1485A ABC-type dipeptide/oligopeptide/nickel transport system, permease protein I) codes for the protein MGLKRYIAKRTVHAMFVMWLVATTVFFGLRAIPGGPIQAMLGAEATPEAVERLREQLGLNRPIWVQYGDWMTDLLVLNLGRSINTGEPVADVLLTTAPRTFAIGGLGIVVGLLISIPAGIIAATRRRETIDYVSTMAAFLGISMPAFFIGILLALVFGVWFNLLPIVGYTPLSEGVIPWFKSILLPGIAVGLPYGAIVMRMMRSSLLEVMNEPYMRTALAKGVDSRVRLVKHALQNAMIPVITVAGIQVAIIIVGSVTVELVFGIKGLGRVLVNSMLDRDYAVTQGAILLVAFILVFMNLAVDLTYTVIDPRIRYGDENQ